The Pseudodesulfovibrio sp. zrk46 genome contains a region encoding:
- a CDS encoding sigma-54 dependent transcriptional regulator: protein MAQVLIIDDDFEICETMESLITRLTHQCDAAHSLDEGLQKIRVNSYDVVFLDVRLPDGNGLDILPEIMGLSMPPEVIILTGKGDPDGAELAIKGGVWDYLLKPSSVREISLTLGRALKYREEKVGKAGEQPLDLANVVGTSPSIQASFKLMAEAARSDTNVLINGQTGTGKELFASTIHSNSKRKSGQFVVVDCAGLTESLVESTLFGHRKGAFTGAQSDRIGLIKVADGGTLFLDEVGEMPLSIQKAFLRVLQERTFRPVGDTREQTSNFRLIAATNRDLDEMVENGEFRSDLLFRIKTMRILLPPLSKRPVDIRPLAEFQVKRLCDQYGMAKKTFGSDFFAALESYEWPGNVRELFNILERAVISAGDEKTLYAMHLPRTLRIQVAKSQIKKMTGSEVLDETDADAVETSGVRKIGQEIFEDIFDQELPSLREFKGIAEKVYLGELIRQCGGELPKILEASKLSRSHFYSLLKKYDLSM from the coding sequence TTGGCACAAGTACTCATCATAGATGATGATTTTGAGATCTGCGAGACTATGGAAAGCCTGATTACCAGGTTGACCCACCAATGCGACGCGGCGCACTCACTGGATGAGGGGCTGCAGAAGATCCGTGTAAACAGCTATGATGTTGTTTTTTTGGACGTTCGTTTGCCTGATGGCAATGGGCTCGACATCCTTCCCGAGATTATGGGGCTTTCCATGCCGCCAGAGGTCATTATCCTCACGGGTAAGGGCGATCCTGATGGTGCGGAACTCGCCATTAAGGGTGGTGTATGGGATTACCTCCTCAAACCATCCAGTGTGCGTGAGATTTCCCTGACCTTGGGCCGCGCCCTCAAATATCGTGAAGAGAAGGTGGGCAAGGCAGGGGAACAACCTCTTGATTTGGCCAATGTTGTGGGCACAAGTCCCTCAATTCAAGCAAGTTTCAAGCTCATGGCCGAGGCCGCTCGTTCCGACACCAACGTGCTCATAAATGGGCAGACCGGTACTGGTAAAGAGTTGTTCGCATCCACTATCCACTCCAACTCGAAGCGTAAGAGCGGGCAGTTTGTAGTGGTAGATTGCGCTGGCCTTACAGAAAGCCTTGTGGAATCGACACTTTTCGGTCATAGAAAGGGCGCCTTCACTGGCGCGCAGTCCGATCGTATCGGCCTTATCAAGGTCGCGGACGGCGGAACCTTGTTCCTTGATGAAGTAGGCGAAATGCCTCTGTCCATTCAGAAAGCTTTCCTGCGCGTACTGCAGGAGCGGACTTTCCGGCCTGTTGGCGATACTCGTGAGCAGACCAGTAACTTCCGTCTCATCGCGGCTACCAACCGTGATCTGGACGAGATGGTTGAGAATGGCGAGTTCCGCTCCGATCTGCTGTTCCGTATCAAAACCATGCGAATCCTGTTGCCGCCCCTTTCCAAGCGGCCTGTAGATATTCGCCCATTGGCCGAGTTTCAGGTCAAGCGGTTGTGCGATCAGTATGGCATGGCCAAGAAGACCTTCGGGTCGGACTTTTTTGCTGCTCTCGAGAGTTATGAATGGCCCGGCAACGTCCGGGAACTCTTCAATATTCTTGAGCGGGCCGTGATCTCTGCCGGTGATGAGAAGACCTTGTATGCCATGCACCTGCCGCGCACGCTGCGTATTCAGGTCGCCAAGTCGCAAATCAAGAAGATGACTGGCTCTGAAGTACTGGATGAAACCGATGCAGATGCAGTGGAAACTTCCGGAGTCCGAAAAATCGGACAAGAGATTTTTGAAGATATTTTTGACCAAGAATTGCCATCTCTTAGAGAATTTAAGGGGATTGCCGAGAAGGTCTATCTGGGCGAGCTTATCCGTCAGTGCGGAGGAGAGCTGCCAAAGATTTTGGAAGCATCCAAATTGTCTCGGTCTCATTTTTACTCTCTGTTGAAGAAATACGACCTGTCCATGTAG
- a CDS encoding HU family DNA-binding protein: MTKAELVAKIADKNGTSKAQAEACMNAILDIIKDELAAGNKLTLTGFGTFSVSERKARTGRNPRTGAEIKIPATKVAQFKPGKVLKDAVK; this comes from the coding sequence ATGACCAAAGCAGAACTCGTTGCCAAGATTGCTGACAAGAACGGCACCTCCAAGGCCCAGGCCGAAGCATGCATGAATGCTATCCTCGATATCATCAAGGATGAGCTGGCCGCTGGCAACAAGCTGACCCTGACCGGCTTCGGTACCTTCAGCGTTTCCGAACGCAAGGCTCGCACTGGCCGCAACCCCCGCACTGGCGCTGAGATCAAGATCCCGGCTACCAAGGTTGCCCAGTTCAAGCCCGGTAAGGTGCTGAAAGACGCTGTCAAATAA